One Cryptomeria japonica chromosome 9, Sugi_1.0, whole genome shotgun sequence genomic window carries:
- the LOC131044502 gene encoding uncharacterized protein LOC131044502, with amino-acid sequence MDSKPKVLQKLAINQPNRNQQQNRGACQTGHKAPPPPALNLGTLPRSAPIINPISNWETKLVVNLSPAHIDPLAFNFLKRGLNFALTPRSIPHIDFLIEIENVVRTLPLDVAEEVRQDCAVALRYAKPPKFNIPKAELLAFNNLMHNNDLIISRADKGNATVIMSKPDYLAKMEILLSDSSSFKILSRNPCPKILKAVRSAISNSSLDDSTKLRLLPSKEVTPRIYGVPKIHKANIPLRPIVDTIGSPTYKLAAFLAKLISPLVGNSNSFIKDSNQFVQFIKDTKLDPQDTLVSFDVVSLFTKVPILDAIEIVKLKVNEEIASLVELCLRSTFFAFQGVIYEQVDGVAMGSPLSPVIANIFMEHFEEVALHSFPLKPKWWKRYMDDTNVCWPHGLDMLEEFHTHLNNISPSITFTKELESNNLLSFLDVLICKKPDGSLGRQVFRKTTHTDLYLHSSSHHHHSQKVGILKTLALRAHRICDKDNLDQELSHLRQVFLWNGYSNKKITRAFLQAKSHFLSISNPVPSPSQAPENNFFKRKVKEAIAIIQHPSNLNRDDGLNLSISWHPLLLALQRHPRPPP; translated from the exons ATGGActcgaaaccaaaagttttacagaAACTGGCCATCAACCAACCAAATAGAAACCAACAGCAAAACAGGGGAGCATGCCAGACTGGACACAAAG CCCCCCCACCCCCCGCCTTGAATCTCGGCACTCTTCCTAGGTCAGCCCCTATCATCAACCCCATTAGTAATTGGGAGACCAAACTTGTGGTCAACCTCTCTCCCGCCCACATTGATCCTCTCGCTTTCAACTTCCTCAAGCGAGGTCTTAACTTTGCCTTGACTCCTCGCAGCATTCCGCACATCGACTTCCTCATCGAGATCGAAAATGTGGTTCGTACCCTTCCTCTTGATGTTGCTGAAGAGGTTAGACAAGATTGTGCTGTAGCGCTCCGTTATGCCAAACCTCCTAAATTCAACATCCCTAAAGCTGAGCTGTTGGCCTTCAATAATCTAATGCACAATAATGACCTTATCATCTCAAGAGCTGACAAAGGCAATGCCACGGTCATTATGAGCAAACCTGATTACTTGGCCAAAATGGAAATCCTCCTCTCAGATTCCAGTAGTTTCAAAATTTTGTCTCGTAACCCGTGCCCGAAGATTCTGAAGGCAGTTAGATCTGCTATTTCTAACTCCTCTTTGGATGATTCTACCAAACTTCGTCTTCTTCCGTCTAAGGAAGTGACCCCTCGTATATATGGGGTCCCAAAAATTCACAAAGCCAACATTCCTTTGAGACCCATTGTCGATACCATTGGGTCTCCGACTTACAAGTTAGCCGCTTTTCTTGCCAAATTAATCTCTCCGCTTGTTGGTAACTCCAACTCCTTCATCAAAGATTCCAACCAATTTGTCCAGTTTATCAAGGACACTAAGTTGGACCCTCAAGACACTCTTGTGAGCTTCGATGTGGTGTCCCTCTTCACCAAGGTCCCTATTCTAGACGCCATAGAGATTGTCAAGCTTAAGGTCAATGAGGAAATCGCCTCTTTAGTGGAACTTTGCTTAAGGTCAACCTTCTTCGCCTTCCAAGGTGTTATCTATGAACAGGTTGACGGAGTAGCCATGGGCTCCCCTCTCTCGCCGGTCATTGCCAACATATTCATGGAACATTTTGAAGAGGTGGCCTTACATTCTTTCCCCCTCAAGCCAAAATGGTGGAAACGATATATGGATGACACCAATGTATGTTGGCCCCATGGCTTGGacatgttagaggaatttcatactCACCTCAACAACATTTCTCCGTCTATTACCTTCACCAAAGAACTTGAATCCAACAACCTTTTATCCTTTCTCGATGTCTTAATTTGTAAAAAACCTGACGGATCCCTTGGTCGTCAGGTGTTTCGCAAAACTACCCACACTGACTTATATCTTCATTCgtcttctcatcaccaccatagccaGAAAGTTGGGATCCTCAAAACCTTGGCTTTACGAGCCCATCGGATTTGTGATAAGGATAACTTAgaccaagagctctcccatcttcGTCAAGTCTTCCTTTGGAATGGCTACTCGAACAAGAAGATCACTCGGGCCTTCCTCCAAGCCAAATCTCATTTCCTTTCCATCTCGAATCCCGTGCCCTCTCCATCTCAGGCCCC GGAGAACAACTTTTTCAAgaggaaagttaaagaggccattgctatcATTCAGCACCCATCCAATCTTAATCGAGACGATGGGTTAAACCTTAGCATCTCGTGGCACCCTCTTCTTCTTGCCCTCCAGCGTCATCCCCGCCCCCCTCCCtga